TCATTGAAATTTTCAAGAAATATGATGTTTCTTTCAGCTTAGGTGATTCCCTGCGTCCTGGCTGTACCCATGATGCTTCTGATGCTGCACAATTAGCTGAATTGAAAACCCTCGGACAGTTAACTCGCAAAGCCTGGGAACACGATGTCCAGGTAATGGTAGAAGGGCCTGGACACGTCCCAATGGATCAAATTGAATTCAACGTCCGCAAGCAAATGGAAGAGTGTTCTGAAGCACCTTTCTATGTGTTGGGGCCATTGGTAACAGATATTGCTCCTGGCTATGACCACATTACTTCCGCTATTGGCGCAGCAATGGCTGGCTGGTATGGTACAGCAATGTTGTGCTACGTCACCCCTAAAGAACACTTAGGTCTACCCAACGCTGAAGATGTCCGCAATGGATTGATTGCTTACAAGATAGCAGCCCACGCCGCCGACATTGCCAGACATCGCCCAGGCGCAAGAGATAGAGATGATGAACTCTCCCGCGCTCGTTATAACTTCGACTGGAACCGTCAGTTTGAATTATCACTCGACCCAGAAAGAGCGAAGGAATATCACGACGAAACTTTACCCGCAGACATCTACAAAACGGCTGAATTTTGTTCGATGTGTGGGCCTAAATTCTGTCCGATGCAAACTAAGGTTGATGCTGATGCGCTGACAGAACTAGAGAAGTTCTTGGAGAGAGAAAAGGTAACTCAAGGTTAATTACTAGTTAATAGCCCCAGATGTGCAATCTGGGGCTATACCAACAAGCCTGCGATCGCAGGCTAATTTTTTTCACATCAAAATGACGACATTCCTCACAGACTCGACTGATATTAAAAGGGTTCATTTCTCCTCAAAACTGAATTTAAATCAGCGCAGTGAATTGGGACAGTTTTTCACTCCCGCCCCAGTTGCTAGGTTGATGGCGAGACAATTCAGCAATTTATCTGGTCATGTTAGTCTTTTAGATCCTGGGGCGGGAGTTGGTGCGTTAACTGCTGCATTTGTCGAACAACTATTAGCAAATCCTCAAAATATTGAAAGTTGTTTACTCACAGCTTATGAAGTTGAATCAGCTTTTATACCATCTTTGCGGCAATGCCTTACAGAGTGTTGTGTCGCTTTAGAAAAAATAGGGATTACAGCAAATTATTGCTTACATCAAGAAAGTTTTATTGAGAATATTAGTGAAACTAATTTACCACTTTTCAATCTGCCATCTAGTAGTTTTACCCATGCAATTCTCAACCCACCTTATAAAAAAATTAATAGCCAATCAATAGAAAGAAAAATCTTAGCTCAACTAGGAATTGAAACTGTAAATTTATATAGCGCATTTGTTTGGCTAACTTTTTTAAATTTATCTCATAACGGAGAGATAGTTGCTATTACGCCTAGAAGTTTTTGCAATGGTCTTTATTTTAGACCTTTTCGGCAAGCTTTTTTGCAAACTATGGCACTTTCAAAGATTCATCTTTTTGAGAGCCGTTCAGCAGCTTTCAGCGAAGATAAGGTATTACAAGAAAATATTATTTTTCACGCAATTAAAACACAAGTTAGACCTGATTATGTAGAAATAACCAGAAATATTGAGAGCTATATAGAAGAATTTTTAGAATTAAGATATGTTCCTTATAGCGAAGTTGTTAATGCTCATGATTCTGAAAGTTTTATTCATATTGTGACCAACTCTCTGGAAGATTATCTGAGAGCGCAAATGAATCAATTTTCGTCTACTTTAGATGACCTTGGCTTAGAAGTTTCGACGGGGCCAGTTGTGGATTTTCGTCTCAAATCAGCGTTGAGAACTTGCTGCGATAATAACAGTGTGCCATTGATTTATCCAGAAGCGATCAAGGCAGGGAAAGTATGTTTTCCCCCTAGTAATCCCCGTAAAGCGATCGCTATTACACAAAACCCAGAAACAGCAAAATGGTTAGTCCCATCAGGTTGGTATGTTTTAACAAAGCGATTTTCAGCTAAAGAAGAAAAGCGTCGTGTTGTAGCTGCTGTGTGTCCTCCTAGCGATTTTCCGGTATTTGGTATAGAAAATCACCTAAATTATTACCATGCTCACGGTCAGGGAATGAACCCTGATTTAGCACGAGGTTTAACAGCATTTCTCAATTCAACTTTATTAGATAGTTACTTCCGCCAATTTAGTGGACACACACAAGTCAACGCCACAGACTTACGGAAACTTAAATACCCTAGCAAAGATGATTTAATTCGATTAGGAAGCCAAATTGGTGATTCTCACTTAGATCAGGAACAACTTGATCAAGTTGTACATCAAACTTTGTCGATTATGAGCGAAGCCACAAATGCAATTCAGGCGAGTAAACGAATTGAGGAGGCGTTAGCAATTCTCAAAGCTATTTCTGCTCCTAAAGCTCAACAGAACGAACGATCTGCATTGTGTTTACTGGCTTTAGCAGACATTCGGCCTGAAACATCTTGGTATCAAGCAACAGCACCAAGACGCAGAATCACAGAAATGATGGATTGGTTTCGTGATCACTACGGTAAACAATATGCACCAAATACACGCGAAACAGTGCGACGACAGACAATGCACCAGTTTGTGCAGATGGGGATAGTTGTAGAGAATCCAGATCAACCAGAGCGACCGATTAACAGCCCAAAATGGTGTTATCAACTTCATCAACAAGCATTATCACTGATTAAATTGTACGCTTCGGAACAATGGGAAGAAGCTCGTCACAATTATGCTGTTTCAGTGACAAATTTATTGCAGGACAGAAAGCGAAATAGACCAATAATTCCTGTAACACTACCTAATGGTCAAGCTATTCAACTTTCATCGGGTGGACAGAATTTATTAATCAAAGACATTTTAGAAAGTTTCTGTCCCAAATTTACACCTAGAGGTTTTGTGATTTATGTAGGTGATGCTGGAGATAAGTTTATTATCAATGAAACTCAGAAATTCCGAGAACTGGGAATTGAGCTAGACACTCACGGTAAAATGCCAGATATTGTAGTTTACTATGAGCAACAAGACTGGCTGATATTAATAGAGGCTGTGACAAGTCATGGCCCAGTCAACTTGAAACGCCGCAATGAATTAAAGCAACTGTTTCAGTCTAGTCGTAAAGGATTGGTGTTTGTAACTGCCTTTCCCAGTCGTCAGGAAATGACTCGGTATCTAGCTGAGATTTCTTGGGAAACAGAGGTGTGGATAGCAGATCAACCTGATCACATGATTCATTTTAATGGGGAAAGATTTCTTGGCCCGTATGAAAGCTAAGGTGTTTAACTAGCTATTTAAATATCACTACTGTTATCGTTTTCAGTATTCCCAGTCTTCTCAAGATTCTGGCTGAAATACAGCTTCACAATCGCCTCTTACATCACCTTCAACACCCATACAGCCCGACTTTGCTGGAAATATTTTAATATAGCATCAGGATAAGTTTAGTTTTGGCTATTCTCACCAGACTAATATGATGCTGAATTTAGTTAGGTATTTTGCTACGATCGCTGTTTGATAGACCTAACTGTGATAGTGGTAAATTTATAATAAGTATGTTAGTAAAACGCAAAAGCCGCAGTATCGCTGCTGTTCTCGCTTTTTCTGGTACGCTCACCATTTCAGGACTGCACAAGTTTTATTTAGGACAGCCGGTGTGGGGTATTTTATATGTTCTGCTTTCTTGGACACCAATTCCCAAGGTAGCTAGTGCTATTGAAGGCGTTTGGTATTTAGCTCTAGATGAAGAAGCTTTTGACCGGAATTTTAATCAGGGTAAGTCAGCCGTTAAGTTTTCCCAACAAGCAAGCAATCAAGTAGAAACGGTGGCGAATGCTTTGCGTGAGTTAGATGCACTGCGTCAAGATGGTCTAATTTCGGAATATGAATTTGAGCAAAAGCGCCGCCAGCTGCTCGACCAAATTTCTTGATACAAGTAAAGATGATGCACAACTGGCTACCTTTAAACTTCAAGTTACAAAAACTTCGTGCCAAACTGCTCAATGATCCTTACTATCGGTTGCAATCTGGCGAAGAAATTCAAATAGCGGCACAATTAGGTATCCGCATTGATGTAAATCAAGCAACGGTAGATGATTGGTTACGCTTACCAGGCTTGTCGATTCACCAGGCGCGATCGCTTGTAGAACTTTCCCGTTCTGGGGTTAAATTTTACTGTATCGAAGATATTGCAGCCGCTTTGAGTTTACCTGTGCAAAGACTCAAGCCATTAGAGCCACTGCTGCATTTTGTTTACTATGACAACGAATCTTTGGTTCATTCCACTAATTTAGTCAACCCAAATACCGCTACAGTCGAGATTTTGGCGCAAACACCATTTTTTGATTTATCTTTGGCTCAAGCGGTTGTAGAAAATCGCCAAGTCAATGGACTATACCGGAATTTAGCTGATTTTCAGCAAAGATTGCAGTTGTCTGCCGAGGCGATCGCTCAGTTAATGTATTTTCTGCGATTTTAATTAATAGCTGGTTGCCATTTGTCATCTTATATTTCTCTACTAAATTTAGTAAATATACACAGATTTATTAAATTATTTATTAATTAAAAGATCCCTTATGTTAAATCATTGATCCCTGACTTATTCAATAAGTCGATGGTGTCAGCTTTATAGCCATCTTCAGTTAGATTTAAATAAAAATTAATCACCAAACACTTACAAACAGGGACTTTCGAGCGCATTGCCTCTTCTGGAATGTATAACTTTTTTATGTCTTTGTTATGTTTAGCAATTAATATCAGCTTTCTCTATCTTGCTGAAAATTGGGCATAAATTTTTTTGAATTTATATAATCTCTAATTAATTGTCAAAAAATGATGACATTTGTCTAGAGGTATTCATAAAAACTTATTTCCCAAAATATTTTATATATATATTCCCTTGGTTACAAAGTGTTAAGAAATTCTTATTAAAAAATATTGCTACTACTTGATTTTGTTGTTAACGTGTGTTTAGCGCGCTGCTGATCAATGCTCTGAATCTAAAAGAGGTAATAACTATGAGCCATATCTATGTCAGCCAATAGCGTAAAGTATTGATTTGCCATTTGGAAGGTAGAGAGAGGATTTCCGCAATGCAGATTGACACACAAATATCTGATTTGCTAACAGCTGAGTTCTCCTCTGAAATTCAACAATAATCGATGATTTGTCTTACCCGCGGGAAACGAGTAGCTGTAATTGCGTCTATCTGCAAGCCAAAAACGCGGACTAAGACTTAAATTCTGGAGATGAAACTGATGAAAATTCAAGGTAATGTTGCTCTAATAACAGGGGCTTCTCGTGGTATTGGTAAAGCGATCGCCCTAGCGCTGGCGCAACAAGGAATGAAAAAGCTAATTTTAATAGCGCGCGATCGCCAAAAGTTAACTGAAGTCGCCGAAGAAATCGAAGTGCTGGGAACAGAAGCCGTCATCATGACACTAGATTTAACTCGCGCCACTGAAGTAAATATTGCTGTAGCGCAACTATGGCGCAATCATGGCCCGATTCATCTACTGGTAAACTGTGCAGGAGTTGCATATCAAACTTCATTCTTGCGTTCTAAACTTTTGCAAGTGCAAGAAGAACTTTCGGTGAATTTGTTGGGAATGTATACCCTAACTAGTTTGATAGCGCGACGGATGGCGAGCCAAAGACAAGGGACAATTGTCAATGTCTCTAGTTTAATGGGGAAAGTCGCTGCACCGACGATGGCAACATATTCAGCCACCAAGTTTGCCATCTTAGGATTTACCCAAGCCTTGCGTCAGGAACTAGCCGAGTACAATATTCAAGTCAAAGCCTTATTACCTTCCCTCACCGACACAGATATGGTGCGCGACTTGCAACTATTCCGTTGGGTGATCCCGATGACACCGCAACAAGTAGCGCAAGCATTGATAGTTGGATTGCAGAATGATGCACCAGAAATTTTAGTAGGATGGCAAAGTCATTTAGCTGTATGGTGTCAACGCCTCGCCCCTTGGTTGCTGGAGTTAATTTTAAAAATCGCCGCACCACCAAAAAAGCAGCAGTTTGAAGAAAGACCAAGCTTATTGAGCAGAATTAATCGTTTCTGTGATGTTTTGCTATCGAGAAACGTGACTCCTTTAGCATCTGCACGTAAGTCTTAAGAGATTCTGGCACGCGATCGCCTACTGCAACAATAAAGATACAGTATGAGGGATGAAAAGTTTTATTCCTCATACTTTATGCTTTCCTTCCCTACAACCGTCCCACCAGAAATCATTGATGGTTTACCAAATATTTCTGGCTGGGAAAACGAGGTGCTTGCTGTAGTCAATCACAACGAACCCGTTTTTTTGCCCTCAACTAATATCAAGTTAGAGGATGTTAATGCAGTATTTGCGATCGCCTTACACATGCACCAGCCAACTATCCCCGCAGGATACAACGGCGAACTGATCAGCAATCTGCAATATATGTTTGAACATCCTAATGAAGGCGATAACCACAACGCCGCGCCTTTTGCTTATTGCTACAGCCGGATGGGTGATTTTATCCCCGAACTCATCAGCCAAGGTTGCAATCCCCGCATCATGTTAGATTACTCTGGCAATTTGTTGTGGGGATTGCGTCAGATGGGACGCAACGATATCCTCGACAACCTCAAACGAATTACTTGCGATCGTACTTATCAACCTTACGTCGAATGGTTGGGAACAATGTGGAGTCATGCTGTTGTTCCTTCCACACCAATACCTGATATTAAATTACATATTATTGCTTGGCAACAACATTTTGCAGCTATTTTTGGTTGGGAAGCATTGGCGCGAGTCAAAGGCTTTTCGCCACCAGAAATGCACCTACCAAATCACCCTGATACTCTATTTGAATTTATTAAATCACTCAAAGAATGTGGCTATCGCTGGCTACTAGTCCAAGAACATTCTGTAGAAACAATCAATGGCGAATCGCTGCGGTACAAACATTTACCACACCGTTTAATAGCCCGTAATTCTCAAGGCGAAACAATTAGCATCACCGCCTTGATTAAAACTCAAGGTTCCGATACAAAATTAGTTGCTCAAATGCAGCCATATTACGAAGCGAAAACCCTCTCCAAACAACAAATAGGCAATGTATTAGTACCACCAATCGTTAGTCAAATTGGTGATGGTGAAAATGGCGGGGTGATGATGAATGAATTTCCCAGTGCTTTCAAACAAGCTTGGTGGGATATGGTTAATCATGGTGGTGGGAAATCTGGTGTGATTGGGGTGTGCGGTACAGAATATTTAGAATTAATTGAAGCAGCAGGTTGCAACCCACAAGATTATCCGGCTTGTCAACCAGTAGGACAACATCAAATTTGGCAGAGAGTTGCACCCGATAATTGTCACCCTGAAGCTGTAGAAAATGCCATCCAAGAATTAAAACAAATTAATCCTAACTTCCATGTAGATGGGGCTTCATGGACAAATCATATTAGTTGGGTAAAAGGATATGAAAATGTGTTGTCTCCGATGAACCAACTCAGCAGTTTATTTCATGAAAAAGTAAATAAATCAGAGCTAAATGGTGAATCTGAAACGATTACAAAACAATCTCAATACCGCCAGACATTACTATATAATTTCTTGCTGCAAACTAGCTGTTTTCGTTATTGGGGACAAGGAACTTGGACAGACTATGCGAGAGAAATTTATCAACGTGGGGGGACTTTATTGCAAGCAAATTTATAAACTACAACAGTAGGGTGGACATGATAATACTCACCCTACAAGCTTTCTTGTAAATTTATTTTCTTCTCTGACATCCTACTCTACCCTTCGGAAACACCTGACGGCGACCGGGAAGCTACTTCTTGTTTATACATTCTTTACGCTTTATTTAAAAATATTTATGTAATCTCACGGTGGGTTAGGAGTAAAATCAATTTAAATTTAGTTTAGATAATCAAATTTAAATTTTGGCGTTGCTGAATAAAGGGATGAATTAATTTATATAGGTACAATTTGATACTTCAAATAATGAAGTAATAATTTAATTGAGTGTCTCAGCATTTGTTCTGATTTGGAATAGCATAAAGTTTTTCTGTGAAGGCGTGCAAGATAATGACGTAATCGGGTATTTTCATTTTCTACTCGCGTCATATATGTTTTACTCACAATTTGGTCTCCATCTGGTATAAAACTGGGGTAAACTTTCCAGCCATCGGTCACATAAAAATAGCTTTCCCACTGTTTCACAATTTCCCATAATGGCTCGAATGTTTCCGCACTATGGTCTCCTAAGACCCAGGCTAAAATACCTTGAGTAAAGTGATTTACTGCTGTCCACAACCAGATTTTGTTTTTTTTGAACCTATGAATGTCTCTAATTCATCTAGTTCTCCAACTTCTGGTACAGCATCTTCTTGGGGTACGTCTGGCAGCTTTTCTCCTCTTTGTTTTACCCAAGAGATTATAGTAGTATGATGTACACCTTTAACACGTTCAATCCCACGAAAACCCATCCCATTAAGATACATTTTTAAACATTCTTGTTTAAGTTCCTCTGAGTATCCTTTTGGCGGATCGTACACATCAATAAATTGGCGATCGCAGTTAGTACAGATGTGATTTTGTTTACCTCTCCGTTTTCCATTCTTTCTAATTTCCGTAGACTCACAGTATGGACATTGCACAGTAGATTACCTCAATTCATCCCTCTATTATGCAACGCCTAAATTTTTATATAAAAACTCAGCGAGAGTAACAAAATGTTGTGGCAAAAATGGCAACTATTGTTAGGAATTGCGGCACTAGTGTTGCCATTAACGTTTAGTTTAGCTCACGCCAGGATCAGGATAGATGCAGCGATCACAGCCAAAGCTATTGCCCAAAATTCTATCCCTAATCAACGTCAACACCGTACTGCACTGATTATTGGCAATTCCAATTACAAATTAGCAGACACATTAGCTAATCCTGTCAACGATGCTACAGATATTGCTAACTCCTTACAGCAATTGGGATTTGATGTCATACTCCTTAAAGATGCAGATTTGCGACAAATGGAAGAAGCACTTGAAAGCTTTAATCGCCGTTTGCGTCAGGGAGGAGTGGGACTCTTTTACTATGCAGGCCACGGACTACAAGTAGACGGAGAAAATTATTTAATACCTGTAAATGCGCGGCTGGAAAGAGAACAAGATGTACGTTACGAAGCGATGGCGATGGGTAAAGTACTAAACGTTATGGAAGATGCGGCTAACGATGCTAACTTTATTATTTTAGATGCCTGTCGAAATAATCCCTTCTCTCGTCAATGGCGTTCTCTACAACGTGGTTTAGCAGCACCAACACAATCTGTTAAAGGTACACTCATTGCTTATTCTACCGCACCTGGAAAAGTCGCCTTGGATGGAGATGGCCGCAATAGCCCCTACACTACAGCCTTGTTACGCAATATAAATACTCCCAGCCTAGATGTCGAGCAAATGTTTAAGCAAGTGCGGGCTGAAGTACTTCAAACAACTATTGGAAAACAAACACCTTGGGAATCTTCTTCTCTGGTTGGTTCCTTTGCCTTCAATCTGACAAATGATATTAAAAGAGATAATTTGAAACCTTCTACACCTCAACCATCTCCTCTAACTCCACCAAATTCACAAGGAAAAATAGCTTTTATCCAACCGCCGAGTTTAGTTGAGGTAACGATTAGTTATAGTCGAATTAAAACCTTGGGAGCCACCTATTATTTTACAGTTCACTTACCAGAAAATGCTGGAAGAACATTGCAACAAATTACAATTAACCAGCCTGAGAGTGCAGAATACATTCGCTTTAATCTCAACGAGAGTGTCGCTTTTAAAGGAACGCGTTCTCAGAAAGGAGAAAAACTAGAGTTAAAAGATATTAGCAGCGACGAAAAAACCCAAACTGTATCGTTTACTTTTGATCCTCCTGTGTCTCCTGGTAGTGAAGTTACTATTGGTTTAAAAGCTCTGCAAAATCCTCAAAGAAATGGTGTTTATGTCTTCGGTGTTACAGCATTTCCAATGGGTGAAACATCCAGTGGGCAATTTCTAGGTTTTGGTAAATTTCATTTTATCAGCACATCTAATACTAATTTGTAATTAATAATCTTCTAGGTTTTTTTCTCAGTATTACTAACAGCTATACTTTATACTAAAGGCAAAAGTATTTTAAATTCTGACCCGACACCTACCTGAGAACGGAAATCTAATTTACCACCATGTCTAGCTGTAATAATTCGGTAACTAACACCTAAACTAGTTTCTATATCCGCCCGTTTCTCAGTAGAAAAAGAATCCAAAATTTGTTTTTGAGATTCTGCCGACATCCCTGGACTGTTGTCAACAATGCTAATGCAGACCCAACGAGAATCTGGCACATTTGGTTGGTTTGCTGTTTGTGAAATAACGGCTGTAGTAATGACAATTTGAGGTTGGTTGCTGTTATGACAACTCTTTTGTTGAAATTGCTGTCTCACTGCTTCATCTAATAAACCATCCACAGTTTGACTAAAAATATTCATTAATACTTGGTGTAATTGCCCCATGAAACAAGAAACAGGGGGAATCTTACCATATTTTTTCACAATCTCAATCTCTCCTTTTAAACGACTCTTCAGGAGAAGGATAATCCCATCTATACAAGCATTAATATCTACTGGTTTGGGATAAATTTCATCAATATGACAGAAATTTTGTAAACTGGTGACGAGTTTTTTTAATCTTTCTGCACCAGTGTGGGCGCTTGTCAAAGCTTTGCCTAAATCTTCTTCTAAAAAATCAAATTCAATTTCGTCTTTAAGATAATTAATAGCGGCGGAACTCTGGGGGAAATCTTCAGCGTAAGCTGCTATTAACTTGAGTAAGTCTTGACTATATTTAGATATGTACGTTAAATTTCCCCAAATAAATCCTACAGGGTCTAAAATTTCATGAGCTACGCCATCAACTAACCGCCCTAAGCGTGCCATTTTATCATTTTGAATCATTTGTGCTTGGCTACGTTCGTATCGTACCTGAGTTTCAATTCCTCGAATTTGCCAAGCAGCTAGATTCAAATCATGAATATCTAATAATTTGTAAGTATTTGTCTCTGTTTGCACAACAACAGGTTCAGAAAAAAGTTCAGGCGATCGCTTGAGTGTATGCTGCATTGCTGTTAAGATTGTTGTCGTCTCTGGCAACAGTAAGATTTCTGCGCGTGCATAGCTGTAAAGCTCGCGTAAATTAGCTTTAGCAAATAACTCTTGTCCGAATGGGCGAATGAAAAATTCTAGTATTCTGCGGCGAGAAATCATTCCCAGGAATTTTCCTCTTTCTATCAACACTACTCCTGGTAATTGTGGGTATTTTTCCAAATAACCGATTAGTTCAATACATGTACAACTAATATCTACACCAAAGTTGTACATCGGTAGTTCTTGGAGATTTGACTCTAAACTGAGGTAGTGATTACTGGCAATAGATAAAACTGGTGGTGAGATTAAAGAAGTGAATTCTGGTGACACTGGCAACCCTGATATATATAAGTTTTAAAGAGTAATTAATAAATAAAATGCTGATATTTTAAAGTTAACTGAGTAACTCTTTAGCACTAAATATTACTATATGGTGCAAGTTAAACAGACAAAAAAGGTTGATAAATGGCAAATTGACAACCTCACACGTTATTTTTATGTGTATATTTCGACTCGAATCTTTATTTTATTAACAGATGAATAATTTAAACAACTTAATTCATCAAAATATTAACTAATAATAACAAAAATGATAATTTGCCAGATTTTAGGCAGTAGTAGCCGTGAAAATACTTGGAGTCTTTTTGAGAATTAGCGCCATACATAATGTTTACTAAAAATATTCCAAATTGGTATTGCCGTTTGCTAGTTTCTGTAGTAGAAATCAACCACGACTGATCTTTAATTTACAAAAAGTAAGTTAAAACACGGATATCAGTAACTAAGCGTGATCCCCAAATGTTTAAACTCTGTAAATCCTTGATGAAAATGCGTGGAAGATAACACAAAAATCAGCTAATTTACAGTAAGTATAAACATTAGGTAATTAAACGTCACCTAGTCCTATACCCATCAACCGATAATTCGGAACTATTTCGGAAATCAGACAATCTTCAAAATCGCAATCATCAGTAAATGCACTCATGTAAAATGACTATACTAAAACTAATGGGCGCTAGTTAGCGCTTAAGCAAGACTACGAATTAAACATGTTCTGGTTGTGTCAATGATGTTTAATCACCCGTACATGATTTTGATCACCATTTCGATAGAATGACTAGACATAACTTCAAAACTTTAAACCGCTTTTGACTGCGACACCCATGAATCAACTGAGCAATGGTTTCACGATATTTCTAAGTCTGCTAGTCGAAGCGATGCCTTTTTTGCTCCTAGGGGTTTTATTCTCTAGTTTGCTGCTATTTTTTGTTGATGAGCGCAAATTAGTCGAAAAAATGCCCAAAAATCCGTTGTTGGGCGCTTTAGTTGGCAGTATGGTTGGTTTTTTATTTCCGGTGTGTGAGTGTGGCAATGTGCCGGTAGCGCGGCGTTTGCTGATTCAGGGCGTACCCACACCTGTAGCAATTGGTTTTTTACTAGCTGCGCCAACCATTAATCCCATTGTCATTTGGGCAACTTGGACGGCGTTTCGCGATCAGCCAGAAATAGTAGTTTTACGGGTAGTATTTTCTCTATTAATTGCCACAATTGTTGGCTTTGTCTTCAGTTTTCAAAAGGACTTGCATCCCATACTCCAGCCTGCGATCGCCCGTTATATGAAGTTTAATCCCCCAGCCAAAGTGGAACCGCAACGGCGGGGGAAACGTTACCAAATTCCCCAAGAACCAACCACACCAAATTTGTTGCAATCTGGGACATATATTTTGGGTGGGAAAGCAGGTACACCCACACGCATGGATGGGAGCATATCACCAGCAGATGATCCCCTCGCCAGCCCAAATAAACCACTGGCGGCGAAACTACGCTTGTTGATGGATAACAGCATTCAAGAATTACGGGAACTGGGAGGAGTGATGGTGATTGGTAGTGCGATCGCAGCTGCCATTCAAGTCTTTGCACCCCGTGATTTAATCCTTAGTCTCGGTGCTGGCCCTGTCAGTTCGATCATTGTGATGTTAATTCTGGCAGCAGTTGTTTCTATTTGTTCAACAGTTGACTCCTTTTTTGCCCTATCTTTTGCCTCAGCATTTAGTAGCGGTTCTTTGCTGGCATTTCTGGTCTTTGGGCCAATGATTGACATTAAAAGTATTGGTTTAATGTTATCTATTTTCAAGCCTAGGGCAATTTTTTACCTTTTCGCCTTAGCCGGACAATTGACATTCTTATTTACCATTTTTCTTAACCTCCATGTTCTT
This window of the Nostoc sp. HK-01 genome carries:
- the thiC gene encoding thiamin biosynthesis protein ThiC, giving the protein MRKEWVAKRRGQSNVTQMHYARQGVITEEMHYVAQRENLPADLIREEVARGRMIIPANINHTNLEPMAIGIASKCKVNANIGASPNSSNLQEEVDKLKLAVKYGADTVMDLSTGGGNLDEIRTAIINASPVPIGTVPVYQALESVHGTIENLTADDFLHIIEKHAQQGVDYQTIHAGILMEHLPLVRSRITGIVSRGGGILARWMLHHHKQNPLYTHFQDIIEIFKKYDVSFSLGDSLRPGCTHDASDAAQLAELKTLGQLTRKAWEHDVQVMVEGPGHVPMDQIEFNVRKQMEECSEAPFYVLGPLVTDIAPGYDHITSAIGAAMAGWYGTAMLCYVTPKEHLGLPNAEDVRNGLIAYKIAAHAADIARHRPGARDRDDELSRARYNFDWNRQFELSLDPERAKEYHDETLPADIYKTAEFCSMCGPKFCPMQTKVDADALTELEKFLEREKVTQG
- a CDS encoding type II site-specific deoxyribonuclease; the encoded protein is MTTFLTDSTDIKRVHFSSKLNLNQRSELGQFFTPAPVARLMARQFSNLSGHVSLLDPGAGVGALTAAFVEQLLANPQNIESCLLTAYEVESAFIPSLRQCLTECCVALEKIGITANYCLHQESFIENISETNLPLFNLPSSSFTHAILNPPYKKINSQSIERKILAQLGIETVNLYSAFVWLTFLNLSHNGEIVAITPRSFCNGLYFRPFRQAFLQTMALSKIHLFESRSAAFSEDKVLQENIIFHAIKTQVRPDYVEITRNIESYIEEFLELRYVPYSEVVNAHDSESFIHIVTNSLEDYLRAQMNQFSSTLDDLGLEVSTGPVVDFRLKSALRTCCDNNSVPLIYPEAIKAGKVCFPPSNPRKAIAITQNPETAKWLVPSGWYVLTKRFSAKEEKRRVVAAVCPPSDFPVFGIENHLNYYHAHGQGMNPDLARGLTAFLNSTLLDSYFRQFSGHTQVNATDLRKLKYPSKDDLIRLGSQIGDSHLDQEQLDQVVHQTLSIMSEATNAIQASKRIEEALAILKAISAPKAQQNERSALCLLALADIRPETSWYQATAPRRRITEMMDWFRDHYGKQYAPNTRETVRRQTMHQFVQMGIVVENPDQPERPINSPKWCYQLHQQALSLIKLYASEQWEEARHNYAVSVTNLLQDRKRNRPIIPVTLPNGQAIQLSSGGQNLLIKDILESFCPKFTPRGFVIYVGDAGDKFIINETQKFRELGIELDTHGKMPDIVVYYEQQDWLILIEAVTSHGPVNLKRRNELKQLFQSSRKGLVFVTAFPSRQEMTRYLAEISWETEVWIADQPDHMIHFNGERFLGPYES
- a CDS encoding TM2 domain-containing protein, whose amino-acid sequence is MLVKRKSRSIAAVLAFSGTLTISGLHKFYLGQPVWGILYVLLSWTPIPKVASAIEGVWYLALDEEAFDRNFNQGKSAVKFSQQASNQVETVANALRELDALRQDGLISEYEFEQKRRQLLDQIS
- a CDS encoding short-chain dehydrogenase/reductase SDR gives rise to the protein MKIQGNVALITGASRGIGKAIALALAQQGMKKLILIARDRQKLTEVAEEIEVLGTEAVIMTLDLTRATEVNIAVAQLWRNHGPIHLLVNCAGVAYQTSFLRSKLLQVQEELSVNLLGMYTLTSLIARRMASQRQGTIVNVSSLMGKVAAPTMATYSATKFAILGFTQALRQELAEYNIQVKALLPSLTDTDMVRDLQLFRWVIPMTPQQVAQALIVGLQNDAPEILVGWQSHLAVWCQRLAPWLLELILKIAAPPKKQQFEERPSLLSRINRFCDVLLSRNVTPLASARKS
- a CDS encoding IS1 transposase, producing the protein MWTAVNHFTQGILAWVLGDHSAETFEPLWEIVKQWESYFYVTDGWKVYPSFIPDGDQIVSKTYMTRVENENTRLRHYLARLHRKTLCYSKSEQMLRHSIKLLLHYLKYQIVPI
- a CDS encoding IS1 transposase, coding for MQCPYCESTEIRKNGKRRGKQNHICTNCDRQFIDVYDPPKGYSEELKQECLKMYLNGMGFRGIERVKGVHHTTIISWVKQRGEKLPDVPQEDAVPEVGELDELETFIGSKKTKSGCGQQ
- a CDS encoding peptidase C14 caspase catalytic subunit p20, whose product is MLWQKWQLLLGIAALVLPLTFSLAHARIRIDAAITAKAIAQNSIPNQRQHRTALIIGNSNYKLADTLANPVNDATDIANSLQQLGFDVILLKDADLRQMEEALESFNRRLRQGGVGLFYYAGHGLQVDGENYLIPVNARLEREQDVRYEAMAMGKVLNVMEDAANDANFIILDACRNNPFSRQWRSLQRGLAAPTQSVKGTLIAYSTAPGKVALDGDGRNSPYTTALLRNINTPSLDVEQMFKQVRAEVLQTTIGKQTPWESSSLVGSFAFNLTNDIKRDNLKPSTPQPSPLTPPNSQGKIAFIQPPSLVEVTISYSRIKTLGATYYFTVHLPENAGRTLQQITINQPESAEYIRFNLNESVAFKGTRSQKGEKLELKDISSDEKTQTVSFTFDPPVSPGSEVTIGLKALQNPQRNGVYVFGVTAFPMGETSSGQFLGFGKFHFISTSNTNL